The Amorphus orientalis genomic interval GCACGAACAGGGAAGGCGGCGTGGAGCGGGAGGCGATCCGGGAGATCATCGTCTGGCTTTGGCAGCGCGGATGCCGGTTGGCAAGGCGAAAGCGTCCGCCTTGTTCCTGCGGGCATATCAGACCCGGATCGGGGACGGTGCGTGGCAGCGGCGAGCGGTCAGCCCCCGGTCACCGACATGTGCCGCGAGACGGCTGGTGCCTGGCGATCGCGGTCGATGATGAAATCGTGTCCCTTGGGCTTGCGCGCGATCGCCTCGTCGATCGCCGCATGGAGCGCCTCGTCGCCCTCCGAGGCCCGCAGCGGCGCGCGAAGGTCGGCTGCGTCCTCCTGGCCGAGGCACATATAGAGCGTGCCGGTGCAGGTGAGGCGCACCCGGTTGCAGGATTCGCAGAAATTGTGGGTCAGCGGCGTGATGAAGCCGAGCCGGCCGCCGGTCTCCCGGACACGGACATAGCGGGCCGGGCCGCCGGTGCGGTCGGGAAGGTCGTCGAGTGTGTAACGGGTCTCGAGCCGGCGCCGGACCTCCGACAGCGGCAGGAACTGGTCGGTGCGGTCGCCCTCGATGTCGCCGAGCGGCATCGTTTCGATAAGGGTCAGGTCGTGGCCGCGTTCATGGCAGAAGGCGAGCATCGTCTCGATCTCGTCGGCATTGACGTCGCGCAGCGCCACCATGTTGATCTTGACGTGGATACCCGCTTCCTCGGCCGCGCGAAGTCCGTCCATCACCTTGGAAAAATCGCCCCAGCGGGTGATCGCCTTGAATCGGTCCGGATCCAGGGTGTCGAGGGAGACGTTCAGGCGGCGAACACCTGCCTGCCGGAGATCGTCGGCAAAGCGCGCCAGCTGCGACCCGTTCGTCGTCAGGGTGAGCTCTTCCAGCGTGCCGGCGTCCAGATGGCGGGAGAGCGAGCGGATCAGGTCCATCAGATTGCGGCGGACGAGAGGCTCCCCGCCGGTCAGCCGGAGCTTGCGGACGCCCCGGGCGACGAACGCCGAACACAACCGGTCGAGCTCTTCCAGTGTCAGAAGATCCCGCTTCGGCAGGAACGTCATATTCTCCGACATACAGTAGACGCAGCGGAAGTCGCACCGGTCGGTCACCGAAACGCGAAGATAGGTAATGGCCCTCGCGAACGGATCGACGAGGGGGCCGCGGTTGGTGTCCGGATTGAGAGACGCCATATCGGCCATTGCTCGTGTCTTTCCTGGCTTCCACATGAGGCCGAGCCTATCGCGGTGAGGCGCGACCGGGATATACAGCCGAATATGACGGTCATGCCGCGGGATCACAAGGTCCGGCGTTACCGGCTCCGCGGTCGGCGCGGAAACTCCGAAGACAGGATGGGGAGCGACGATGTCGACGAATGCACTGGCTTGGCCCACCGAACTCCGCCTGAAGACGGGTCGGCGCGTTCTGACGGTCACCTGGGATGACGGATCGAGCGACGAGCTGACGGCGGAGCTGCTGCGGGTCCGCTCGCCGTCGGCGGAGGTGAAAGGGCACACGCCCGCCGAACGCAAGACGGTCGGCGGCAAACGCGAGGTGTCGATTTCGGCCATCGAGCCGGTCGGAAACTACGCCGTCCGGCTCGTGTTCGACGACGGTCATTCCACCGGGCTCTATACGTTCCGCTATCTGGCGGAACTGGGCCGCGATCGGGAAACGGTCTGGGAGGCCTATCTCGGCGAACTGGAGGAGAAGGGCCTTTCCCGCGACCGGCCCGGCCAGCGGTGATCGCGGAACACATGTGGATTGTCCGGAACCGGGACCGAACTTTTCGCGCAAAGGCGGTTCCCAAACGCAGGCTCTTGTTTTAGGAAAACGCCTTCGCTAAATGGGGCTCGCTTCTCGACGAGCTCGATCGAGGCGACACCTGCCGCCCCGGCGGCCGGTGGGGGATAGTTTAACGGTAGAACAGCGGACTCTGACTCCGTTAGTCCAGGTTCGAATCCTGGTCCCCCAGCCACTCCGCTTCCCTTCACGCTTCCCGCATTGCAGATGACCTCACCAGCCGGACGATGTGTCGCGGCCTGGCAAGGCTTTATGTCCATTTATTAAGTTGCGAAACCGCGGGCCGGGCGCTAAGTAAAGCTTTCATAAGAAGAATATTAGGCGAAGCTTATTGATCCGTTGGCAACAGGCTTCACCATCTGTACGATTTTTATGACGCTGACAATTCGGGGGCGTGGTAGTCAAGAGGACGGTCGGTCCGAATCTTGAACCACCCATGGCCTGAGACGTCTCATAAAAATGATGGCTGAAAGCCGCGCTTCTACAGACTGGCAATCGAATATTAGGGGAGTGTGACAGTCCAGACGATGACGGCAAGCGACGGGTTTGAATTTCCGGCTGCCTGGGATGCGGACGGACCGAAAGCTTTTCATCTCCTGTCTCTGTCGACGCAGCAAGAGCTGCGGGGGCGCGTGCGGGAAGCCGTACGCCAGCATCAGGTCGTTCCCTACTATCAGCCGGTGGTGTCCCTGAACACGGAAACCGCCGTGGGGGTCGAGGCCCTGGCGCGCTGGACGTTGCCGACCTCCCGCATCATCGGCCCCGATCATTTCATTCCGGCCGCCGAGAGCGGCGGCTTCATCGGGGACCTCTTCTTCCAGATCCTGCGGCAGATGTGCGCCGACGTCGTCAAATGGGACCCGTCTATCCGCGTCGCGGTGAACGTGTCTCCGAACCAGTTTCGCGATCCCTTTCTTGCCAACAAGATCCTGTCGGTCCTGGATGGGACCGGGCTGTCCGCCGAGCGCCTCGAGATCGAGGTGACGGAAGGCAATCCGCTTGCCGACTGGACCCGTACGGCCCGGACCATCAATTCACTGAAAGCTGAGGGCGTCCGGTTCGCGCTGGACGATTTCGGCACCGGATATGCGAATCTGGGTCAGCTCAATGGACTGCCGTTCGACAACGTCAAGATCGACCGGTCCTTCGTGACCACGCTCATGGAGCGGCGCGAGAGCCGGACCATCGTGAAGTCCATCATCTCGCTCTGCCGGGATCTCGAGAAGACCTCGATCGCCGAGGGGGTGGAGACCGGTGCCCAGGCGGAGTGGCTGCACGACAACGGCTGCGATCTCGCCCAGGGGCACCACTTCTCCTATCCGTTGCCGGCGGATGCCGTGGACGAACTGTTCCGGGTCGGAGACGAGAGCGTCTACGGGCTAGCCTGACCGCTGGTCGAGCGGCACACCCAGACGGCCGGCCAGATCCTGGATGAACTGCCACGCGACACGGCCCGAGCGGGCGCCGCGCGTGGTCGCCCATTCCAGCGCTTCGGCACGCATCGTTTCCGCATCGACATCCAGCGCATGGTGCCGGGCGTAGGCTTCCACCATCGTCAGATATTCTTCCTGGCTGCATTTGTGGAACCCGAGCCAGAGGCCGAACCGGTCCGACAGCGAGACCTTCTCTTCCACCGCTTCGCCGGGATTGATCGCGGTCGACCGCTCGTTCTCGACCATGTCGCGGGGTAGAAGATGCCTGCGGTTCGAGGTCGCATAGAAGATCACGTTGTCCGGCCGCCCCTCGATCCCGCCTTCCAGGACCGCCTTGAGCGATTTGTAGGACGCGTCGCCGCCGTCGAAGGACAAGTCGTCGCAGAACAGGACGAAGCGATAGTCGGAACTGCGCACCACGGACATCAGCGCGGGAAGGGTCTCGATGTCCTCGCGATGGATCTCGATCAGCTTGAGCGGAGGACGGCCGCTCGCGGTGGCGTTGACGTGGGCGTGGGCGGCCTTCACCAGCGACGATTTGCCCATGCCGCGCGCGCCCCAGAGAAGCACGTTGTTCGCGGGCAGCCCCCGGGCGAATCGCTCGGTGTTATCGAGAAGCTGATCGCGGACGCGGTCGACGCCCTTGAGGAGCGAGAGGTCGACACGGTTGATCCGGACGACGGGCTCAACGCGGGCCGGAGAGGGGTGCCAGACGAATCCGTCGGCCTTGTCGAAGGTGATGGGTTCCGGCGCAGGTGGGACCGCGCGCTCGAGCAGCGCGATCAGCTTGTCGAGCCGTGAGACAAGGGCATCGTCCTGGGAATTGGACACGAGCAGGGACCTCCAAGGCGACCGGGACTGCAGGCGGCGGGATTCGTTTGCAATGGCGGTCATGGCCGCTATAGTCCGCGCCGTTTTCCGAGATCAAGGCGGACGACGGGATTTGGATCTTCGACGGGTCCGGAAGCGGGCGGCATATCGGAAACCGGTTTTGCTTTTCGTGGTCGCTTCCCACCTATGATGACGATGAGTGGCTGAGCGGCTCCGGCCTTTCCGGATCGCACCCGGCCGACCCGGACGAGCGGATCCCCCGAGATACGCCAAACAAACGGAGCTGAGAACGGTTCATGTGGGTTACCCCAGCCTATGCCCAGGGTTTCGGCGGCGGGGGCGGCAGCGAGCTGATCGTGTCGCTGCTGCCGTTCATCCTGATTTTCGTGATCATGTATTTTCTGGTCCTGCGGCCTCAGCGCCAGCGCATGAAGGCGCACCAGGAAATGGTGTCTGCGCTGCGTCGTGGTGACACGGTCGTGACGGCGGGTGGCCTGATCGGGAAGATCACCAAGGTGGTGGACGAGAACGAAGTCCAGGTGGAGCTTTCCGAGGGGGTTCGGGTCCGTCTGATTCGCAACACCATCACCGAGGTCCGTGCCAAAGGCGAACCGGTCAACGACAACGGGTGATCCACCCGCTGTTCCATGTGACCGTGACAGCCACGGCATCGTCGGCGTTCGGCGGCGCGATGTCGGCCGCCGCGCTTATCGATAGGCTCTAAATGCTCTACTTCGCCCGCTGGAAGATTGCCCTGATCATCGGTGTGGCCGTCATCGGCCTGCTGGCGGTCATTCCGAACTTCTTCCCGAAGTCGACTGTGGATTCCTGGCCGTCCTGGCTTCCGCATCGGCAGATCGTGCTCGGTCTCGACCTGCAGGGCGGAGCCTATCTGCTCTATCAGGTGGACCGGGAGGACTACGTCCAGAAGCGGCTTCAGTCGCTTGTGGGC includes:
- the moaA gene encoding GTP 3',8-cyclase MoaA, whose amino-acid sequence is MADMASLNPDTNRGPLVDPFARAITYLRVSVTDRCDFRCVYCMSENMTFLPKRDLLTLEELDRLCSAFVARGVRKLRLTGGEPLVRRNLMDLIRSLSRHLDAGTLEELTLTTNGSQLARFADDLRQAGVRRLNVSLDTLDPDRFKAITRWGDFSKVMDGLRAAEEAGIHVKINMVALRDVNADEIETMLAFCHERGHDLTLIETMPLGDIEGDRTDQFLPLSEVRRRLETRYTLDDLPDRTGGPARYVRVRETGGRLGFITPLTHNFCESCNRVRLTCTGTLYMCLGQEDAADLRAPLRASEGDEALHAAIDEAIARKPKGHDFIIDRDRQAPAVSRHMSVTGG
- a CDS encoding DUF971 domain-containing protein yields the protein MSTNALAWPTELRLKTGRRVLTVTWDDGSSDELTAELLRVRSPSAEVKGHTPAERKTVGGKREVSISAIEPVGNYAVRLVFDDGHSTGLYTFRYLAELGRDRETVWEAYLGELEEKGLSRDRPGQR
- a CDS encoding EAL domain-containing protein — protein: MREAVRQHQVVPYYQPVVSLNTETAVGVEALARWTLPTSRIIGPDHFIPAAESGGFIGDLFFQILRQMCADVVKWDPSIRVAVNVSPNQFRDPFLANKILSVLDGTGLSAERLEIEVTEGNPLADWTRTARTINSLKAEGVRFALDDFGTGYANLGQLNGLPFDNVKIDRSFVTTLMERRESRTIVKSIISLCRDLEKTSIAEGVETGAQAEWLHDNGCDLAQGHHFSYPLPADAVDELFRVGDESVYGLA
- a CDS encoding ATP-binding protein, translating into MSNSQDDALVSRLDKLIALLERAVPPAPEPITFDKADGFVWHPSPARVEPVVRINRVDLSLLKGVDRVRDQLLDNTERFARGLPANNVLLWGARGMGKSSLVKAAHAHVNATASGRPPLKLIEIHREDIETLPALMSVVRSSDYRFVLFCDDLSFDGGDASYKSLKAVLEGGIEGRPDNVIFYATSNRRHLLPRDMVENERSTAINPGEAVEEKVSLSDRFGLWLGFHKCSQEEYLTMVEAYARHHALDVDAETMRAEALEWATTRGARSGRVAWQFIQDLAGRLGVPLDQRSG
- the yajC gene encoding preprotein translocase subunit YajC; translation: MWVTPAYAQGFGGGGGSELIVSLLPFILIFVIMYFLVLRPQRQRMKAHQEMVSALRRGDTVVTAGGLIGKITKVVDENEVQVELSEGVRVRLIRNTITEVRAKGEPVNDNG